A genomic window from Gemmatimonadaceae bacterium includes:
- a CDS encoding DUF2911 domain-containing protein, whose protein sequence is MRKVLVLALSALVAAPLAAQQSGLRAPLSTRATVTMPLSTPRVQGQPAPTPKNVVIDYGQPHARGRDVPSELAADGTVWRTGANTSTTLRTEADLVIGGRDVPAGAYSLYTIRQSGQYFLIINNNTGQWGTEYDASKDLVRVPMRARQRAEVQESLQIAIVPADAQSARGVLNISWGRLELAVDWAAK, encoded by the coding sequence ATGCGAAAGGTCCTCGTTCTCGCCCTGTCCGCCCTCGTGGCGGCGCCGCTCGCGGCCCAGCAGTCCGGCCTGCGCGCCCCGCTCAGCACCCGCGCCACGGTCACGATGCCGCTCAGCACGCCCCGTGTGCAGGGCCAGCCAGCGCCGACGCCCAAGAACGTCGTCATCGATTACGGCCAGCCGCACGCGCGCGGCCGCGACGTGCCCTCGGAACTCGCCGCTGACGGCACGGTGTGGCGTACCGGCGCCAACACCTCGACGACGCTGCGCACCGAGGCCGACTTGGTCATCGGCGGCCGCGACGTGCCGGCCGGCGCCTACTCGCTCTACACGATCCGTCAGAGCGGGCAGTACTTCCTGATCATCAACAACAACACCGGCCAGTGGGGCACCGAGTACGACGCGTCCAAGGATCTGGTCCGGGTGCCGATGCGCGCGCGGCAGCGTGCGGAGGTGCAGGAGTCGCTGCAGATCGCGATCGTGCCGGCGGATGCGCAGTCGGCGCGCGGCGTGCTCAACATCAGCTGGGGCCGCCTCGAACTGGCGGTCGACTGGGCCGCCAAGTGA
- a CDS encoding dipeptidase — MRVLRSTPLIDGHNDLPWAIREFRDAPHDVERYDLRTRTVGHTDIARLRAGMLGGQFWSVYIPGGDAIKAMGYARVQLEQIDIAQRVFAKYPDVLEPILTAQGFRDAFARGRIGSVMGMEGGHAIENSLGALRAYYAMGVRYMTLTHNVHLDWADAHVPNPRHGGLTAFGREVVREMNRLGMLVDLSHTSAATMAAALDVSEAPVIWSHANAFAIANHTRNVPDDILRRLPQNGGVVMVTFVPGFVSRTPGATLAQVADHIDHIKRVAGVDHVGVGGDFDGIDEVVRGLEDVSTYPALFAELSRRGWSEAELRKLAGENILRAMAQAERVAARLQRERAPSTATIEALDQPLR, encoded by the coding sequence ATGCGCGTCCTGCGCAGCACGCCGCTGATCGACGGCCACAACGACCTTCCCTGGGCCATCCGCGAGTTCCGCGACGCGCCGCACGACGTGGAGCGCTACGACCTGCGCACGCGCACGGTCGGGCACACGGACATCGCGCGCCTGCGCGCCGGGATGCTGGGCGGCCAGTTCTGGTCCGTGTACATCCCCGGTGGCGATGCGATCAAGGCGATGGGCTACGCCCGCGTGCAACTGGAGCAGATCGACATCGCGCAGCGCGTCTTCGCCAAGTACCCGGACGTACTCGAGCCCATCCTCACGGCGCAGGGCTTCCGTGACGCCTTCGCCCGCGGCCGGATCGGCTCGGTGATGGGGATGGAGGGCGGACACGCCATCGAGAACTCGCTCGGCGCGCTCCGCGCCTACTATGCGATGGGCGTGCGCTATATGACGCTGACGCACAACGTGCACCTCGACTGGGCCGACGCGCACGTGCCTAACCCACGGCACGGCGGGCTGACGGCATTCGGCCGCGAGGTCGTCCGCGAGATGAACCGGCTCGGGATGCTGGTGGATCTCTCGCACACCTCGGCGGCGACGATGGCTGCGGCGCTCGACGTGAGCGAGGCGCCGGTGATCTGGTCGCACGCCAACGCCTTCGCGATCGCGAATCACACGCGCAATGTGCCGGACGACATCCTGCGCCGCCTGCCGCAGAACGGCGGCGTGGTGATGGTCACCTTCGTGCCGGGGTTCGTGAGCCGCACGCCCGGCGCCACGCTGGCGCAGGTGGCCGATCACATCGATCACATCAAGCGCGTCGCCGGCGTGGACCACGTGGGCGTCGGCGGCGACTTCGACGGCATTGACGAGGTCGTGCGCGGGCTCGAGGACGTCTCGACGTATCCCGCGCTGTTTGCCGAGCTCTCGCGGCGCGGCTGGAGCGAGGCCGAGCTACGGAAGCTGGCCGGCGAAAACATCCTGCGGGCGATGGCACAGGCCGAGCGGGTGGCGGCGCGGCTCCAGCGGGAGCGCGCGCCATCCACGGCGACTATCGAAGCGCTCGACCAGCCGTTGCGCTGA
- a CDS encoding DUF2892 domain-containing protein — protein MFKTNAGTADRALRALLGIGLISIVFVGPQTPWGWLGLIPLATAAMGFCPLYSLLGINTCGVKPAK, from the coding sequence ATGTTCAAGACCAATGCAGGCACCGCCGACCGTGCCCTTCGCGCCCTCCTCGGCATCGGGCTGATCTCCATCGTGTTCGTGGGTCCGCAGACGCCCTGGGGCTGGCTGGGCCTGATTCCGCTCGCCACCGCCGCGATGGGCTTCTGCCCGCTCTACTCGCTACTGGGCATCAACACCTGCGGTGTGAAGCCGGCCAAGTAG
- the ahcY gene encoding adenosylhomocysteinase has translation MTATAPQLHPFDASAKANRPPFKVADITLADWGRQEIRLAEYEMPGLMALRAEYKGKKPLAGAKIMGSLHMTIQTAVLIETLVELGADVRWVSCNIFSTQDHAAAAVVVGKDGSIEQPRGTPVFAWKGETLEEYWWCTDQALMWPDGSGPNLLLDDGGDATLLIHKGTEYEAAGKVPAFDAANEPEEWGVILGLLSKTIKEDPKRWTNVGKAIKGVSEETTTGVHRLYEMMQAGKLLFPAINVNDSVTKSKFDNLYGCRHSLTDGILRASDVMLAGKVAVVLGYGDVGKGSAQAFKGQGARVIIVEIDPICALQAAMEGYQVATLEDVVSTADIFITATGNADIITVEHMAKMKDKAIVGNIGHFDNEIDMAGLKKYPGIKRNNIKPQFDEWIFPDGHSVLILAEGRLLNLGCATGHPSFVMSCSFTNQVVAQIDLHLAAQGKPTVSGTKYDAKQVYVLPKKLDEKVARLHLDKLGVKLTKLTEKQAAYIGVSVDGPYKPDHYRY, from the coding sequence ATGACTGCCACCGCACCCCAGCTCCATCCCTTCGACGCGTCCGCGAAGGCCAACCGCCCCCCATTCAAGGTCGCCGACATCACCCTCGCCGACTGGGGCCGCCAGGAAATCCGCCTCGCCGAGTACGAGATGCCCGGCCTGATGGCGCTGCGCGCCGAGTACAAGGGCAAGAAGCCGCTCGCGGGCGCCAAGATCATGGGCTCGCTGCATATGACCATCCAGACCGCCGTGCTCATCGAGACGCTGGTCGAACTCGGCGCGGACGTGCGCTGGGTGAGCTGCAACATCTTCTCCACGCAGGACCACGCCGCGGCGGCGGTGGTCGTCGGCAAGGATGGCTCGATCGAGCAGCCACGCGGCACGCCGGTGTTCGCCTGGAAGGGCGAGACGCTCGAGGAGTACTGGTGGTGCACCGACCAGGCCCTGATGTGGCCCGACGGCAGCGGCCCGAACTTGCTCCTGGATGATGGCGGCGACGCCACGCTGCTCATCCACAAGGGCACCGAGTACGAGGCCGCCGGCAAGGTGCCGGCCTTCGACGCCGCCAACGAGCCCGAAGAGTGGGGCGTCATCCTCGGTCTGCTGAGCAAGACCATCAAGGAAGACCCGAAGCGCTGGACGAACGTCGGCAAGGCCATCAAGGGCGTCTCCGAGGAGACCACCACCGGCGTGCATCGCCTCTATGAGATGATGCAGGCGGGCAAGCTCCTCTTCCCGGCGATCAACGTCAACGACTCGGTGACCAAGAGCAAGTTCGACAACCTCTACGGCTGCCGGCACTCGCTCACCGACGGCATCCTCCGCGCGTCGGACGTGATGCTGGCCGGCAAGGTCGCTGTCGTGCTCGGCTACGGTGACGTCGGCAAGGGCTCAGCGCAGGCCTTCAAGGGCCAGGGCGCGCGCGTGATCATCGTCGAGATCGATCCCATCTGCGCGCTGCAGGCGGCGATGGAAGGCTACCAGGTCGCGACGCTCGAGGATGTGGTCAGCACCGCCGACATCTTCATCACCGCGACCGGCAACGCCGACATCATCACGGTGGAGCATATGGCCAAGATGAAGGACAAGGCCATCGTGGGGAACATCGGCCACTTTGACAACGAGATCGATATGGCCGGGCTCAAGAAGTACCCCGGCATCAAGCGCAACAACATCAAGCCGCAGTTCGACGAGTGGATCTTCCCGGATGGCCACTCGGTGCTGATCCTGGCCGAAGGCCGGCTGCTCAACCTCGGCTGCGCGACCGGGCACCCGTCGTTCGTGATGAGCTGCTCGTTCACGAACCAGGTGGTGGCGCAGATCGACCTGCACCTCGCGGCGCAGGGCAAGCCGACGGTGTCGGGCACCAAGTATGACGCCAAGCAGGTGTACGTGCTGCCCAAGAAGCTCGACGAGAAGGTGGCGCGCCTGCACCTCGATAAGCTGGGCGTGAAGCTGACGAAGCTCACGGAGAAGCAGGCCGCGTACATCGGCGTGTCGGTGGACGGGCCGTACAAGCCGGATCACTACCGGTACTAG
- a CDS encoding ArsR family transcriptional regulator: MKRPLLFDRLSALADPIRSRLLLLLERHELTVSELRAVLQLPQSTVSRHLKVLADAGWLVAREDGTSNRYRLDAKALDAGTRKLWASVRDEAEGLPAAARDTQRVKGVLADRHTRSQQFFASSAAQWDKLRAELFGARTELYALVGLLDDDAVVADLGCGTGQLAEVLAPFVRQVIAVDESSAMLKAAKARLASLPNVEIRSGSIEELPIDAGTLDVAVLSLVLHYVADPAAVLAGIRRALKPRGKLLLVDMLPHDRAEYRQTMGHVWLGFDAEQVKEWSAAAGFAAVRMHALPPSAATKGPTLFTAVLTV; this comes from the coding sequence ATGAAGCGACCTCTCCTCTTTGACCGCCTCTCGGCCCTGGCCGACCCCATCCGCTCGCGGTTGCTCCTGCTGCTGGAGCGCCACGAGCTGACGGTGTCCGAGCTGCGCGCCGTGCTGCAGCTGCCGCAGTCCACGGTCAGCCGCCATCTCAAGGTGCTGGCCGACGCCGGCTGGCTCGTGGCGCGGGAGGACGGAACCAGCAATCGCTATCGCCTCGACGCCAAGGCGCTGGACGCCGGCACGCGCAAGCTGTGGGCTTCGGTGCGCGACGAAGCCGAGGGTCTGCCTGCGGCCGCCCGCGACACCCAGCGCGTGAAGGGCGTGCTCGCCGACCGCCACACGCGGTCGCAGCAGTTCTTCGCGAGCTCGGCGGCCCAGTGGGACAAGCTGCGCGCCGAGCTCTTCGGCGCGCGTACCGAACTCTACGCGCTGGTCGGCCTTCTCGATGACGATGCCGTCGTCGCCGACCTCGGTTGCGGCACCGGCCAGCTCGCCGAGGTGCTCGCGCCGTTCGTGCGCCAGGTAATCGCGGTGGACGAGTCGTCCGCGATGCTCAAGGCGGCAAAGGCGCGCCTCGCCTCGCTGCCCAACGTCGAGATCCGCTCCGGTAGCATCGAGGAGCTTCCAATCGATGCCGGCACGCTCGATGTCGCCGTGCTCTCGCTCGTGTTGCACTACGTCGCCGACCCGGCCGCCGTCCTCGCCGGCATCCGGCGCGCACTGAAGCCGCGCGGCAAGCTCCTGCTCGTGGATATGCTCCCGCACGATCGCGCGGAGTATCGTCAGACGATGGGCCACGTCTGGCTCGGCTTCGACGCCGAGCAGGTCAAGGAGTGGTCAGCCGCCGCCGGCTTCGCGGCAGTACGAATGCACGCGCTCCCGCCCAGTGCCGCCACGAAGGGCCCAACGCTGTTCACCGCAGTTCTCACCGTGTAG
- a CDS encoding class I SAM-dependent methyltransferase — protein MSKRYDQAYFEQWYHDPERRVITPAAVARKVRLTLGVAEALLERPVRTVLDVGCGEGAWREHLRRERPSLRYTGVESSEYVVERFGRSRDIRAGSFGSLATMDLDGPYDLIVVCDVLQYVPDAELGPGLAAVAELLGGVAFLEAYTTDDAIEGDRIGWHNRSAAQYARRFAQAGLVGVGMHCWVGEVLHDSTAALERRA, from the coding sequence ATGTCCAAGCGCTACGACCAAGCCTACTTCGAACAGTGGTACCACGACCCGGAGCGGCGGGTCATCACGCCCGCTGCCGTCGCGCGGAAGGTGCGCCTGACGCTCGGCGTGGCCGAAGCCCTGCTGGAGCGGCCGGTGCGCACGGTGCTGGACGTGGGCTGCGGCGAAGGCGCCTGGCGCGAGCACCTGCGGCGCGAACGCCCCAGCCTCCGCTACACCGGCGTCGAGTCTAGCGAATACGTCGTCGAGCGCTTCGGCCGGAGCCGCGACATCCGCGCCGGGAGCTTCGGGTCGCTGGCGACGATGGACCTCGACGGGCCCTACGACTTGATCGTCGTCTGCGACGTGCTGCAGTACGTGCCGGACGCCGAGTTGGGCCCGGGCCTTGCCGCGGTGGCCGAACTCCTCGGCGGGGTGGCCTTTCTCGAGGCGTACACCACCGACGATGCGATCGAAGGCGACCGTATCGGTTGGCACAATCGAAGCGCAGCGCAGTACGCGCGGCGATTCGCGCAGGCCGGGCTCGTCGGCGTCGGGATGCATTGCTGGGTGGGGGAGGTCCTGCACGACAGCACCGCCGCGCTGGAGCGCCGTGCGTGA
- the lspA gene encoding signal peptidase II, which produces MTTPDTQSPIAPERGPRDRLYFGSLGFVLALDIITKRWAEATLLLHTPVEVAGNLLRWTLTYNTGAAMNLNVGGLSRPFFSIVAIGMVTYLFVMMRQTPRSARAIPLALGLVSAGALGNLVDRLRHTKGVVDFIDLGTASWRFWTFNVADIGVSAGAILLALALWREDREAASLQQAPTPDPSPEQ; this is translated from the coding sequence ATGACGACACCTGACACGCAGTCCCCCATCGCCCCCGAGCGCGGGCCGCGCGATCGCCTGTACTTCGGCTCGCTCGGTTTCGTCTTGGCGCTTGACATCATCACGAAGCGCTGGGCCGAGGCGACGCTGCTGCTGCACACCCCGGTCGAAGTGGCCGGCAACCTGCTGCGCTGGACGCTGACCTACAATACGGGCGCGGCGATGAACCTCAACGTGGGCGGTCTGTCGCGCCCGTTCTTCAGCATCGTCGCGATCGGGATGGTCACCTACCTTTTCGTGATGATGCGGCAGACGCCGCGCAGCGCTCGGGCCATCCCCCTTGCGCTCGGCTTGGTCTCCGCCGGGGCGCTCGGCAACCTCGTGGATCGGCTGCGCCATACCAAGGGCGTGGTGGACTTCATCGATCTTGGCACGGCGTCTTGGCGCTTCTGGACCTTCAATGTCGCGGACATCGGCGTGAGCGCCGGCGCCATCCTGCTGGCGCTCGCCCTGTGGCGCGAGGACCGCGAGGCCGCTAGCCTCCAGCAGGCGCCCACCCCTGACCCGAGCCCCGAGCAATGA
- a CDS encoding Ig-like domain-containing protein → MPILSLRSWPALGAVLLASAFTPTLAAQQPQAAKPTIARVVVLPVQRTVAAGDTLRFTAEARDASGKVVEGVNFRWAQTGAHFEGSMSQTGLVTAGSTGILPAAVVAILPGEQPVVERFEVRMVPGPAARIAITPTPQRLVTGQRIRLNAEVTSAIGDRREDRVTWSSSSPRIATVNEVGMVTAVAAGRTTLTARAGDVTEAIGVEVLATAAASLSVEPGLSDARTGDVIRFRAVARDAQGREIAGVTPVWSFAPGQGMIDSDGAFVGYEAGSYTITASLGNRSADAVVTLTRRDVRRPLTVVGRLPRTRFNTEEVWLHPNGEVAYLGSGGGGDVLYAIDISNPASPVVTDSIVANTRRVNDVMTTPDGKYLVFTREGAADRRNGVVFASLEDPRHPKVISEFTQGVTAGVHSSFIYKDPRYGQHVFLTNDGTGALHVLNIDDPHQPREVAQWKTENRPDAGRTLHDIDVQDGLLYGSWWNDGLVILDVGNGIKGGTPSNPVMVSQFKYDLNALYRDVEASGGPGFIRGTHTAWRHRNYVFIADEVFPASGVRGAKDAAAGRAYGRLQVVDVSDIEQPKSVAWYEPEFGGVHNVWVAGDSLYIGAYNAGFRVFDVSGELKGDLRAQGREIGHLNTADMDGRTRNSAMTWGVVVRDGLAYVNDMNNGLWIVRIEPKTGVVP, encoded by the coding sequence ATGCCCATCCTCTCGCTTCGTTCCTGGCCGGCGCTCGGCGCGGTCCTCCTCGCCTCCGCCTTCACCCCGACGCTCGCGGCCCAGCAGCCGCAGGCGGCCAAGCCGACCATCGCACGCGTCGTCGTGCTGCCCGTCCAGCGCACGGTTGCGGCTGGCGATACCCTGCGCTTCACCGCCGAGGCGCGTGATGCGTCCGGCAAGGTCGTGGAAGGCGTGAACTTCCGCTGGGCCCAGACGGGCGCGCACTTCGAAGGCTCGATGTCACAGACCGGCCTCGTCACCGCCGGCTCGACGGGCATCCTGCCGGCTGCGGTGGTGGCGATCCTGCCGGGCGAGCAGCCGGTAGTGGAGCGCTTCGAAGTGCGGATGGTCCCTGGCCCGGCCGCGCGCATCGCCATCACACCGACGCCACAGCGGCTCGTGACGGGCCAGCGCATCCGGCTGAACGCCGAGGTGACCTCGGCCATCGGCGACCGACGCGAGGACCGGGTGACGTGGAGTTCGTCCAGCCCGCGCATCGCGACGGTCAACGAGGTGGGGATGGTGACTGCGGTGGCCGCCGGGCGCACGACGCTCACGGCGCGTGCCGGCGATGTCACCGAGGCGATCGGCGTCGAGGTGCTCGCCACCGCCGCCGCCTCGCTCAGCGTCGAACCGGGGCTCAGCGATGCGCGGACGGGTGATGTCATCCGCTTCCGCGCCGTCGCGCGCGACGCGCAGGGCCGCGAGATCGCGGGCGTCACGCCGGTGTGGAGCTTCGCCCCCGGCCAAGGGATGATCGACAGCGACGGGGCCTTCGTCGGCTACGAGGCCGGCAGCTACACGATCACGGCCTCGCTGGGCAACCGCTCGGCCGATGCCGTGGTGACGCTCACGCGCCGCGACGTGCGCCGCCCGCTGACGGTGGTAGGCCGCCTGCCGCGCACGCGCTTCAACACCGAGGAAGTCTGGCTGCATCCCAACGGCGAGGTCGCGTACCTCGGCTCCGGCGGCGGCGGCGACGTGCTCTACGCCATCGACATCAGCAATCCGGCCAGCCCGGTGGTCACCGACTCCATCGTCGCCAACACGCGCCGCGTGAACGACGTGATGACCACGCCCGACGGCAAGTACCTCGTCTTCACACGCGAGGGTGCGGCCGACCGGCGCAACGGCGTCGTATTCGCGTCGCTCGAGGATCCGCGGCATCCCAAGGTCATCAGCGAGTTCACGCAGGGCGTCACCGCCGGCGTGCACTCGAGCTTCATCTATAAGGACCCGCGCTACGGGCAGCACGTGTTCCTCACCAACGACGGCACCGGCGCGCTACACGTGCTCAACATCGACGACCCGCACCAGCCGCGCGAGGTCGCGCAGTGGAAGACCGAGAACCGTCCCGACGCGGGGCGCACGCTGCACGACATCGACGTGCAGGACGGCCTGCTCTACGGCTCGTGGTGGAATGACGGGCTGGTGATCCTGGATGTCGGCAACGGCATCAAGGGTGGCACGCCGAGCAATCCGGTGATGGTCTCGCAGTTCAAGTACGACCTGAACGCGCTGTACCGGGACGTGGAGGCCAGCGGCGGCCCCGGCTTCATCCGCGGCACGCACACAGCCTGGCGCCACCGCAACTACGTGTTCATCGCGGACGAGGTGTTCCCGGCGAGCGGCGTGCGCGGCGCGAAGGATGCGGCCGCTGGTCGGGCCTACGGGCGCCTGCAGGTGGTCGACGTGAGCGACATCGAGCAGCCGAAGTCCGTGGCCTGGTACGAGCCGGAGTTCGGCGGTGTGCACAATGTGTGGGTTGCCGGCGATTCGCTGTATATCGGCGCGTACAACGCCGGCTTCCGCGTGTTCGACGTGAGCGGCGAGCTCAAGGGCGACCTGCGCGCGCAGGGCCGCGAGATCGGGCATCTCAACACGGCCGATATGGACGGGCGCACGCGCAACAGCGCGATGACCTGGGGCGTGGTGGTGCGCGACGGTTTGGCTTACGTGAACGATATGAACAACGGCCTGTGGATCGTGCGCATCGAGCCCAAGACGGGCGTGGTGCCGTGA
- a CDS encoding phosphoribosylanthranilate isomerase, which yields MTRVKICCIADEVEAELALAHGADAIGLVTKMPSGPGVITDHEMRRIARWAFGKAWIFVLTSQRSPLRICEQARGIDGVRLQLVDKVPHSMYAAIRSGAPHAKIVQVIHVRGREDVAEAVAVAPLVDEILLDSGNPDAAVKELGGTGRTHDWTLSRAIVESVDVPVWLAGGLHAENVAEAITKVRPFGVDICSGVRELGALSPRRLQAFFAAVRV from the coding sequence GTGACGCGAGTGAAGATCTGCTGCATCGCCGACGAAGTGGAAGCCGAGCTCGCGCTCGCCCACGGGGCCGACGCCATCGGTCTCGTCACCAAGATGCCCAGTGGTCCGGGGGTCATCACGGACCACGAGATGCGGCGAATCGCGCGCTGGGCCTTCGGGAAGGCCTGGATCTTCGTGCTCACGTCGCAGCGGAGTCCGCTGCGCATTTGCGAACAGGCGCGCGGGATCGACGGGGTGCGCCTGCAGCTCGTCGACAAGGTTCCGCACTCGATGTATGCCGCGATCCGCAGCGGTGCGCCGCACGCCAAGATCGTCCAGGTGATCCACGTGCGCGGGCGTGAGGACGTGGCCGAGGCGGTGGCGGTCGCGCCGCTCGTCGACGAGATCCTGCTCGACTCCGGGAATCCCGATGCAGCCGTGAAGGAGCTGGGCGGCACCGGGCGCACGCACGACTGGACGCTGAGCCGCGCGATCGTCGAGTCGGTGGACGTCCCCGTCTGGTTGGCCGGCGGACTGCACGCCGAGAACGTCGCCGAGGCCATCACAAAGGTGCGCCCCTTCGGGGTGGATATCTGCTCGGGCGTGCGCGAACTGGGAGCGCTGAGCCCGCGGCGACTCCAGGCCTTCTTCGCTGCGGTCCGGGTCTGA
- a CDS encoding MerR family transcriptional regulator translates to MPSSNGHHPVRIVSQRTGLTPDVLRAWERRYGAVSPIRSPGGQRHYSDADIERLSLLSRASRAGRQIGQLVPLPNEELQRLIESDERQSRERVGIGPDQPAVESFLSSALMAVEEFDAPRLEQTLRAAVLRMPSEDVLDQVIGPLLFTVGSLWHQGLLRPANEHLATSTIRRVLVWMSDLTVPDTHAPVIIVGTPASQLHELGAMLAATTAASCGWRVAYLGPNLPADELARAVQFAKARALALSIVYPTDDPELPGELRALRAALPTGVGLVIGGSGAAHYADAIREIGAHQLASLAGLRQWLRQHGVSATAGRALR, encoded by the coding sequence ATGCCATCGTCCAATGGGCACCACCCCGTCCGAATCGTCTCGCAGCGCACCGGCCTCACGCCGGACGTGCTGCGGGCCTGGGAACGCCGCTACGGCGCGGTGTCCCCGATTCGCTCGCCGGGCGGGCAGCGCCACTACAGCGACGCGGACATCGAACGGCTCTCGCTGCTTTCGCGCGCCTCGCGGGCGGGGCGACAGATCGGCCAGCTGGTGCCGCTACCCAACGAGGAGCTGCAGCGGCTCATCGAGAGCGATGAGCGCCAGTCGCGCGAGCGCGTAGGCATCGGGCCGGACCAGCCGGCGGTGGAATCCTTTCTCTCGTCTGCCTTGATGGCCGTCGAGGAGTTCGATGCCCCGCGGCTCGAGCAGACGCTGCGCGCGGCGGTGCTCCGGATGCCGAGCGAGGACGTCCTCGACCAAGTCATCGGGCCCCTGCTCTTCACCGTGGGCTCGCTGTGGCACCAAGGATTGCTGCGGCCGGCCAACGAACACCTGGCGACCTCCACCATCCGACGCGTGCTGGTGTGGATGTCGGACCTGACGGTGCCTGACACGCACGCACCGGTGATCATCGTCGGCACACCGGCGAGCCAGCTGCACGAACTCGGCGCGATGCTGGCGGCGACCACCGCCGCCAGTTGCGGCTGGCGCGTGGCGTATCTCGGGCCCAACCTGCCGGCAGATGAACTCGCGCGGGCGGTTCAGTTCGCCAAGGCGCGGGCCCTCGCGCTGTCGATTGTGTATCCCACGGACGACCCCGAGCTGCCCGGCGAACTTCGTGCGCTCCGCGCTGCGCTTCCAACCGGCGTGGGCCTCGTCATCGGCGGGAGCGGCGCGGCGCACTACGCCGACGCGATCCGCGAGATCGGCGCGCACCAACTCGCCTCTCTCGCGGGGCTCCGGCAGTGGCTACGCCAGCACGGCGTCAGCGCAACGGCTGGTCGAGCGCTTCGATAG